In the Streptomyces sp. f51 genome, one interval contains:
- the lipA gene encoding lipoyl synthase, with translation MSAVAPDGRKMLRLEVRNSQTPIERKPEWIKTRAKMGPEYTKMQGLVKSEGLHTVCQEAGCPNIYECWEDREATFLIGGDQCTRRCDFCQIDTGKPEALDRDEPRRVGESVVTMDLNYATITGVARDDLADGGAWLYAETVRQIHAQTAGREAGRTKVELLAPDFNAEPEQLAEVFSSRPEVFAHNVETVPRIFKRIRPGFRYERSLKVITEARDYGLVTKSNLILGMGETREEVSEALQQLHEAGCELITITQYLRPSVRHHPVERWVKPQEFVELKEEAEEIGFSGVMSGPLVRSSYRAGRLYRMAIEKRGAYVASQAV, from the coding sequence GTGTCCGCAGTCGCACCCGACGGACGCAAGATGCTGCGCCTGGAGGTCCGGAACAGCCAGACCCCCATCGAGCGCAAGCCCGAGTGGATCAAGACCCGGGCGAAGATGGGCCCCGAGTACACGAAGATGCAGGGCCTGGTGAAGAGCGAGGGCCTGCACACGGTCTGCCAGGAGGCGGGCTGCCCGAACATCTACGAGTGCTGGGAAGACCGCGAGGCGACCTTCCTCATCGGCGGTGACCAGTGCACGCGGCGCTGCGACTTCTGCCAGATCGACACCGGCAAGCCCGAGGCGCTCGACCGTGACGAGCCCCGCCGCGTCGGCGAGTCCGTCGTCACGATGGACCTGAACTACGCCACCATCACCGGCGTCGCCCGCGACGACCTGGCGGACGGCGGTGCCTGGCTGTACGCCGAGACGGTCCGCCAGATCCACGCGCAGACGGCGGGCCGCGAGGCCGGCCGCACCAAGGTCGAACTGCTCGCCCCGGACTTCAACGCCGAGCCCGAGCAGCTCGCCGAGGTGTTCTCCTCGCGCCCCGAGGTCTTCGCGCACAACGTCGAGACGGTCCCGCGGATCTTCAAGCGGATCCGTCCGGGCTTCCGCTACGAGCGCTCGCTCAAGGTCATCACCGAGGCCCGTGACTACGGTCTGGTCACGAAATCCAACCTGATCCTCGGCATGGGCGAGACCCGCGAAGAGGTCAGCGAGGCGCTCCAGCAGCTGCACGAAGCGGGCTGCGAGCTCATCACGATCACGCAGTACCTGCGCCCCTCCGTGCGCCACCACCCCGTGGAGCGCTGGGTCAAGCCGCAGGAGTTCGTGGAGCTGAAGGAGGAGGCCGAGGAGATCGGCTTCTCCGGCGTCATGTCGGGCCCGCTGGTCCGCTCCTCGTACCGGGCCGGCCGCCTGTACCGGATGGCCATCGAGAAGCGCGGCGCGTACGTCGCCTCCCAGGCGGTCTGA
- a CDS encoding MarP family serine protease, whose translation MDVLDLLLMLVILVYAASGYRRGLVAGCVSLAGFVGGAVIGVWVLPWMMELVTAGTQAATVTAVLTVLVPAVVGHELAGRLALKLRRELDQGPLRVADGIGGAAANTLAVLLVAWVAASVLGASSSTVVTQSIRNSALLGAVQNSMPETTPTWFSRATSALTEAGFPQVFNPFENEPTAGVAKPSGDSVTPAATNAAKVSTVKVEGASGNQGREGSGFVYAPHRVMTNAHVVAGIDRPTVRVGGVSRPYQARVVLFDPQKDVAVLYVPALRAPVLHFDGVASRGDSAVVAGYPQDGGLDLQAATVASRINATGQNIYNSGTVTREIYSIRSTVRPGNSGGPLLTTDGKVYGVVFARSTSDDETGYVLTAHEVASDARKAAHATARVDTGHLVTS comes from the coding sequence GTGGACGTACTCGACCTCCTGCTGATGCTGGTCATCCTGGTCTACGCGGCGTCCGGGTACCGCCGCGGCCTGGTGGCCGGCTGTGTCTCGCTGGCGGGCTTCGTGGGCGGCGCCGTGATCGGCGTGTGGGTGCTGCCGTGGATGATGGAGCTGGTCACGGCGGGGACCCAGGCGGCGACGGTCACGGCGGTGCTCACGGTGCTCGTGCCCGCCGTGGTGGGCCACGAGCTGGCCGGGCGGCTGGCGCTGAAGCTGCGCCGCGAGCTGGACCAGGGACCGCTGCGGGTGGCCGACGGGATCGGCGGGGCCGCCGCGAACACCCTGGCCGTGCTGCTGGTGGCGTGGGTGGCGGCGAGCGTCCTGGGCGCGTCCTCCTCGACGGTGGTGACGCAGTCGATCCGCAACTCGGCGCTGCTGGGCGCCGTGCAGAACTCGATGCCGGAGACCACGCCGACCTGGTTCTCGCGCGCGACCTCTGCCCTCACGGAGGCGGGCTTCCCGCAGGTCTTCAACCCCTTCGAGAACGAACCGACGGCCGGGGTCGCCAAGCCCTCAGGGGACAGTGTCACGCCCGCCGCGACGAACGCGGCCAAGGTGAGCACCGTGAAGGTCGAGGGCGCCTCGGGCAACCAGGGCCGGGAGGGCAGCGGCTTCGTCTACGCCCCGCACCGCGTGATGACCAACGCGCACGTGGTGGCCGGCATCGACCGGCCGACCGTGCGCGTCGGCGGGGTCAGCCGCCCGTACCAGGCGCGGGTGGTCCTCTTCGATCCGCAGAAGGACGTCGCCGTCCTGTACGTGCCGGCGCTGCGGGCCCCGGTCCTCCACTTCGACGGGGTCGCCTCGCGCGGGGACTCCGCCGTGGTCGCGGGATACCCGCAGGACGGCGGTCTCGACCTCCAGGCGGCCACCGTCGCGAGCCGCATCAACGCGACGGGCCAGAACATCTACAACTCCGGCACGGTCACCCGCGAGATCTACTCGATCCGCTCGACCGTCCGGCCGGGCAACTCCGGCGGCCCGCTCCTGACCACCGACGGCAAGGTCTACGGCGTGGTCTTCGCCCGCTCGACCTCGGACGACGAGACGGGGTACGTCCTGACGGCGCACGAGGTCGCGAGCGACGCCCGCAAGGCGGCTCACGCCACGGCCCGCGTGGACACGGGCCACCTCGTCACCTCCTGA
- a CDS encoding FAD-dependent oxidoreductase codes for MLEPARHAAHTAEITEDVDVVVVGAGVAGLAAARHLTGAGLRTAVLEAAPHVGGRMSTEKIDGFRLDRLGRLLSTSYPELRLTPGLGGLVLCPFTPGVLLHSDGHRHHTGTPGTPRSARGALTTARALASAPRLPLPRPTRGTTRPGPLGSPLDQSRLGAALARLASTPPERLLARPDLTAAKSLTARGLPARTVDAFLRPLLAALLCDPELTTSSRCADLALHSFATGRLCLPEGGADALPELLAAALPPGTVHTGVEVTSVSTTRVTTKDHGELRCRAILLATGARAAAGFLPGLHVPAFHPVTVLHHTTDEPPLTDPALILDADRSGPVAHTAVVSQVDPTRAPAGRALISSTVLGTPPAAAHLDATVRAQLARLYGTSTTRWELLAVHHEPEAVPAMPPPHDSRRPVRLLAGLYVCGDHRDTSTVQGALHSARRAAHALLTDLEISPAAPLAEPLESAAA; via the coding sequence GTGCTAGAGCCCGCACGCCACGCCGCGCACACGGCGGAGATCACCGAAGACGTCGACGTCGTCGTCGTGGGAGCCGGTGTCGCCGGCCTCGCGGCCGCACGTCATCTGACCGGGGCGGGGTTGAGGACCGCCGTCCTGGAGGCCGCCCCCCATGTGGGCGGCCGCATGTCCACGGAGAAGATCGACGGCTTCCGGCTGGACCGGCTCGGCCGGCTCCTGTCCACCTCGTACCCGGAACTGCGCCTCACGCCGGGCCTGGGCGGCCTCGTCCTGTGCCCGTTCACGCCCGGCGTGCTGCTGCACAGCGACGGCCATCGCCATCACACGGGCACGCCCGGCACACCCCGGAGCGCGAGGGGCGCACTCACCACCGCGCGCGCCCTCGCGAGCGCCCCCCGGCTTCCGCTGCCCAGGCCGACGCGCGGCACCACCCGCCCCGGACCGCTCGGCAGCCCCCTCGACCAGTCCCGTCTCGGCGCGGCCCTCGCCCGTCTCGCCTCCACTCCGCCGGAGCGCCTGCTCGCCCGCCCCGACCTCACCGCGGCGAAGTCGCTGACCGCGCGGGGGCTCCCGGCCCGTACCGTCGACGCCTTTCTGCGCCCCCTCCTCGCCGCCCTGCTGTGCGACCCGGAGCTGACGACGTCCAGCCGCTGCGCCGACCTCGCGCTGCACTCCTTCGCCACGGGCCGGCTGTGCCTTCCCGAGGGCGGCGCGGACGCGCTCCCCGAACTGCTCGCGGCCGCGCTTCCGCCCGGCACCGTGCACACGGGCGTCGAGGTCACGTCCGTCTCCACGACCCGCGTGACGACGAAGGACCACGGCGAACTCCGTTGCCGGGCGATCCTGTTGGCGACCGGGGCCCGCGCCGCCGCAGGGTTCCTGCCCGGGCTCCACGTCCCCGCCTTCCATCCGGTGACCGTCCTGCACCACACCACGGACGAACCGCCGCTCACCGATCCGGCGCTGATCCTGGACGCCGACCGGAGCGGTCCGGTGGCGCACACGGCGGTCGTCAGCCAGGTCGACCCGACCCGGGCACCGGCCGGCCGGGCGCTGATCTCCTCGACCGTGCTCGGCACACCGCCCGCCGCGGCCCACCTGGACGCCACGGTCCGCGCCCAGCTGGCCCGCCTGTACGGCACCTCGACGACCCGCTGGGAACTGCTGGCGGTCCATCACGAGCCCGAGGCCGTACCGGCGATGCCGCCACCGCACGACTCACGCCGGCCCGTACGGCTGCTCGCGGGCCTGTACGTGTGCGGCGACCACCGGGACACCAGCACGGTGCAGGGCGCGCTGCACTCGGCCAGGCGGGCCGCCCACGCCCTCCTGACGGACCTGGAGATCAGCCCGGCCGCCCCCCTGGCGGAACCCCTGGAGTCGGCCGCCGCGTAG
- a CDS encoding RDD family protein, giving the protein MDNRQAIGSWLSGPRAAAEEAGVDFGYRGEQLGLPEHGPGSIARPGRRLGALAIDWGLCLLIAYGLLTDGYDQATGNWALLVFFVLGVLTVGTVGSTPGKRLLGLRVVAEGGGRANPLRVLLRTALLCVAIPPLIWDRDGRGLHDRLARTIEIRI; this is encoded by the coding sequence GTGGACAACAGGCAAGCAATCGGATCGTGGCTCTCCGGCCCCCGCGCGGCGGCGGAGGAAGCCGGTGTCGACTTCGGGTACCGCGGCGAACAGCTCGGTCTGCCGGAGCACGGGCCGGGCTCGATCGCCCGTCCCGGCCGCCGTCTGGGCGCCCTCGCGATCGACTGGGGTCTGTGCCTCCTGATCGCATACGGGCTGCTCACCGACGGCTACGACCAGGCCACGGGCAACTGGGCGCTGCTGGTCTTCTTCGTCCTCGGCGTGCTCACGGTGGGCACCGTCGGCTCCACCCCCGGCAAGCGGCTGCTGGGTCTGCGTGTCGTCGCCGAGGGCGGCGGCCGGGCGAACCCGCTGCGCGTGCTGCTGCGCACGGCGCTCCTGTGCGTGGCCATCCCGCCCCTGATCTGGGACCGGGACGGCCGGGGCCTCCACGACCGCCTGGCCCGCACGATCGAAATCCGCATCTGA
- the glnA gene encoding type I glutamate--ammonia ligase: MFQNADEAKKYIADEDVKFVDVRFCDLPGVMQHFTIPAEAFDPAEELAFDGSSIRGFQAIHESDMALRADLSTARVDPFRRDKTVNINFFIHDPITGEQYSRDPRNVAKKAEAYLASTGIADTAYFGPEAEFYVFDSVRFKTAENESFYHIDSEAGAWNTGAIEDNRGYKVRYKGGYFPTPPVDHFADLRAEISLELAASGLQVERQHHEVGTAGQAEINYKFNTLLAAADDLQLFKYIVKNVAWRNGKTATFMPKPIFGDNGSGMHVHQSLWSGGSPLFYDEAGYAGLSDMARYYIGGILKHAPSLLAFTNPTVNSYHRLVPGFEAPVNLVYSQRNRSAAMRIPITGSNPKAKRVEFRAPDSSGNPYLAFAALLMAGLDGVKNKIEPAEPIDKDLYELAPEEHANVAQVPTSLPAVLDSLERDHEFLLAGDVFTSDLIETWIDYKRTNEIAPLALRPHPHEFELYFDV; the protein is encoded by the coding sequence ATGTTCCAGAACGCCGACGAGGCCAAGAAGTACATCGCGGACGAGGACGTCAAGTTCGTCGATGTCCGTTTCTGCGACCTGCCGGGTGTGATGCAGCACTTCACGATCCCGGCCGAGGCCTTCGACCCGGCCGAGGAGCTCGCCTTCGACGGCTCCTCCATCCGCGGCTTCCAGGCCATCCACGAGTCCGACATGGCGCTCCGCGCCGACCTGTCCACCGCGCGCGTCGACCCCTTCCGCCGCGACAAGACGGTCAACATCAACTTCTTCATCCACGACCCGATCACGGGCGAGCAGTACTCCCGTGACCCGCGCAACGTGGCCAAGAAGGCCGAGGCCTACCTCGCGTCGACCGGCATCGCCGACACCGCGTACTTCGGTCCCGAGGCCGAGTTCTACGTGTTCGACAGCGTGCGCTTCAAGACCGCCGAGAACGAGTCCTTCTACCACATCGACTCCGAGGCCGGCGCCTGGAACACCGGTGCGATCGAGGACAACCGCGGTTACAAGGTCCGCTACAAGGGCGGCTACTTCCCGACCCCGCCGGTCGACCACTTCGCCGACCTGCGTGCCGAGATCTCCCTGGAGCTGGCCGCCTCCGGCCTCCAGGTCGAGCGCCAGCACCACGAGGTGGGCACCGCCGGCCAGGCCGAGATCAACTACAAGTTCAACACGCTGCTCGCCGCGGCCGACGACCTCCAGCTCTTCAAGTACATCGTGAAGAACGTCGCCTGGCGCAACGGCAAGACCGCGACCTTCATGCCGAAGCCGATCTTCGGTGACAACGGCTCGGGCATGCACGTCCACCAGTCGCTGTGGAGCGGCGGCTCCCCGCTGTTCTACGACGAGGCCGGCTACGCGGGTCTGTCGGACATGGCCCGCTACTACATCGGCGGCATCCTCAAGCACGCCCCGTCGCTGCTCGCCTTCACCAACCCGACGGTGAACTCGTACCACCGCCTGGTCCCCGGCTTCGAGGCCCCGGTCAACCTGGTGTACTCGCAGCGCAACCGCTCCGCGGCCATGCGTATCCCGATCACGGGCTCGAACCCGAAGGCCAAGCGCGTCGAGTTCCGCGCGCCCGACTCCTCCGGCAACCCGTACCTGGCGTTCGCGGCCCTGCTGATGGCCGGCCTGGACGGCGTCAAGAACAAGATCGAGCCGGCCGAGCCGATCGACAAGGACCTGTACGAGCTGGCTCCCGAGGAGCACGCGAACGTCGCCCAGGTCCCGACCTCGCTCCCGGCCGTCCTCGACTCGCTGGAGCGCGACCACGAGTTCCTGCTCGCGGGCGACGTCTTCACGTCCGACCTGATCGAGACGTGGATCGACTACAAGCGCACGAACGAGATCGCCCCGCTGGCCCTGCGCCCGCACCCGCACGAGTTCGAGCTGTACTTCGACGTGTGA
- a CDS encoding GNAT family N-acetyltransferase encodes MSAAPRIRTATLDDEDALGRIDRDTWSTLHAVMPRPRPPYEPFYSERFGPRDHIVAELDGRPAGYVRLGFPTPLACNAHVRQILGLAVADEARGAGVGRALLRAACEEARRQDARRITLRVLGHNLPARRLYESEGFVVEGILPGEFLLDGAYVDDILMGRAL; translated from the coding sequence ATGTCAGCTGCTCCGCGGATACGCACCGCCACCCTGGACGACGAGGACGCGCTCGGCCGGATCGACCGGGACACCTGGTCCACGCTGCACGCGGTCATGCCACGCCCCAGGCCGCCGTACGAGCCCTTCTACAGCGAGCGGTTCGGCCCCCGGGACCACATCGTCGCCGAGCTCGACGGCCGGCCGGCCGGATACGTCCGGCTCGGCTTCCCGACCCCGCTCGCGTGCAACGCCCATGTGCGCCAGATCCTCGGACTGGCCGTCGCCGACGAGGCCCGCGGCGCCGGGGTGGGCCGGGCGCTGCTGCGGGCCGCGTGCGAGGAGGCCCGCCGCCAGGACGCCCGGCGCATCACCCTGCGCGTGCTCGGCCACAACCTCCCCGCGCGGCGGCTGTACGAGTCCGAGGGCTTCGTCGTCGAGGGGATCCTGCCCGGCGAGTTCCTGCTGGACGGCGCCTATGTGGACGACATCCTGATGGGGCGCGCTCTCTGA
- a CDS encoding regulator, with protein sequence MTERPAQRTPNRQLAALIAEAGFSNAGLARRVDQLGLEHGLDLRYDKTSVTRWLRGQQPRGTTPALIAEVFTRRLGRRLSAQDLGLDACAPVYAGLEFAATPEEAVDIVSGLWRKDSGSHAELRKIAFTPAGLVVPSRDWLIGRADDRVARGEQPARIPAQGRPVPPKVTAPPEQGGPASRRGRTERGPGQRVSGGDIAALRSVGELFRALDHAYGGGHARQALVRYLEHEAEPMLRGAYGEQTGRHLFAAAADLTRLAGWTSYDIGAHGLAQRYFVQALRLAQAAGDRVYGSYVLITMSRQAVYLGHGREAVQLARVAQQGLGTGGPQVVQALLHAVEARGHGVLGEVRACTASLVRAERALEASRTGDEVPHWARYFDEAQLADEFGHCHRDLQQFRAAAQHAERSLQLRAPGYARSRLFCRVVLASARLGLGELDQACLLGAEAAGQAAEMRSARAVEYVRDFEKRLEPYKDAAPVRGYRDKVAALS encoded by the coding sequence ATGACGGAACGACCCGCGCAGCGCACGCCCAATCGACAGCTCGCCGCGCTCATCGCAGAAGCGGGGTTCTCCAACGCAGGTCTCGCCCGTCGGGTCGACCAGCTCGGACTCGAACACGGACTGGACCTGAGATACGACAAGACATCGGTGACCCGGTGGCTGCGGGGCCAGCAGCCGCGCGGGACCACCCCCGCGCTCATCGCCGAGGTGTTCACGCGCCGCCTCGGGCGGCGCCTGAGCGCGCAGGACCTCGGGCTGGACGCCTGCGCGCCCGTCTACGCGGGGCTGGAGTTCGCCGCGACCCCTGAGGAGGCCGTGGACATCGTCAGCGGCCTGTGGCGCAAGGACTCCGGCAGCCACGCCGAGCTCCGCAAGATCGCCTTCACCCCGGCCGGGCTCGTCGTGCCCAGCCGGGACTGGCTGATCGGCCGGGCCGACGACCGGGTCGCCCGCGGCGAGCAGCCGGCCCGCATCCCCGCCCAGGGCCGTCCGGTGCCGCCCAAGGTCACGGCACCGCCGGAGCAGGGGGGACCCGCCTCCCGGCGCGGCCGCACCGAGCGGGGCCCCGGCCAGCGGGTCAGCGGCGGGGACATCGCCGCGCTCCGCTCGGTCGGCGAACTCTTCCGCGCCCTCGACCACGCCTACGGCGGCGGTCACGCCCGCCAGGCCCTGGTGCGCTACCTGGAGCACGAGGCCGAGCCGATGCTGCGCGGTGCCTACGGCGAGCAGACCGGCCGGCACCTGTTCGCCGCCGCCGCCGACCTCACCCGGCTCGCCGGCTGGACGTCGTACGACATCGGCGCGCACGGACTCGCCCAGCGGTACTTCGTCCAGGCGCTGCGGCTGGCCCAGGCCGCGGGAGACCGGGTGTACGGCTCGTACGTGCTCATCACGATGAGCCGGCAGGCCGTCTACCTCGGACACGGGCGCGAGGCCGTGCAGCTCGCCCGGGTCGCGCAGCAGGGCCTCGGCACCGGGGGGCCGCAGGTCGTGCAGGCGCTGCTGCACGCGGTCGAGGCGCGCGGCCACGGGGTGCTCGGCGAGGTGCGGGCCTGCACGGCCTCCCTGGTCCGGGCCGAACGCGCGCTGGAGGCGTCCAGGACCGGCGACGAGGTCCCGCACTGGGCCCGGTACTTCGACGAGGCGCAGCTCGCCGACGAGTTCGGGCACTGCCACCGCGACCTCCAGCAGTTCCGGGCGGCGGCGCAGCACGCCGAGCGCTCCCTCCAGCTGCGGGCGCCCGGCTACGCGCGCAGCCGGCTGTTCTGCCGGGTGGTGCTCGCCTCGGCGCGGCTCGGGCTCGGAGAGCTCGACCAGGCCTGTCTGCTCGGGGCGGAGGCGGCGGGGCAGGCGGCGGAGATGCGGTCGGCCCGGGCCGTCGAGTACGTACGGGACTTCGAGAAACGGCTCGAACCGTACAAGGACGCCGCACCCGTGCGGGGGTACCGCGACAAGGTGGCGGCGCTGAGCTGA
- a CDS encoding DUF4191 domain-containing protein, translated as MARKEPAADAANPGRLKQIALTYKMTRKADSKIGLVLAAVGILTLGVFLAIGFLIGHPVYLGILGLLLAFLATAIVFGRRAERAAFGQMEGQPGAAAAVLDNIGRGWTTTPAVAMNRSQDVVHRAVGKAGIVLVAEGNPNRVKSLLAAEKKKMARIVSDVPVHDILVGTGEGQVELKRLRTTMLKLPRVLAGPQVTATNDRLRAMGDLMSNMPLPKGPMPKGMRMPRGGPKR; from the coding sequence ATGGCGAGGAAGGAACCCGCAGCGGACGCTGCGAACCCCGGGCGACTCAAGCAGATCGCTCTGACGTACAAAATGACCCGCAAGGCCGATTCGAAGATCGGTCTTGTACTCGCGGCTGTCGGAATTCTCACCCTGGGTGTTTTCCTCGCGATCGGCTTCCTGATCGGTCACCCGGTCTATCTCGGGATCCTCGGGCTCCTGCTCGCCTTCCTCGCGACGGCGATCGTCTTCGGACGCAGGGCCGAGCGGGCCGCCTTCGGGCAGATGGAAGGCCAGCCGGGCGCGGCCGCCGCGGTGCTCGACAACATCGGCCGCGGCTGGACGACGACTCCGGCCGTCGCGATGAACCGCAGCCAGGACGTGGTGCACCGCGCCGTCGGCAAGGCCGGCATCGTGCTGGTGGCCGAGGGCAACCCGAACCGGGTCAAGAGCCTGCTGGCCGCCGAGAAGAAGAAGATGGCGCGGATCGTCTCGGACGTTCCGGTGCACGACATTCTCGTGGGCACGGGCGAGGGCCAGGTGGAGCTGAAGAGGCTCCGCACGACGATGCTGAAGCTGCCGCGCGTGCTCGCCGGTCCCCAGGTCACGGCGACCAACGACCGGCTGCGCGCCATGGGCGACCTGATGAGCAACATGCCGCTGCCGAAGGGCCCGATGCCCAAGGGGATGCGGATGCCGCGGGGCGGTCCCAAGCGGTGA
- the lipB gene encoding lipoyl(octanoyl) transferase LipB, whose product MSELRFVRMGFGAEAVEYQEAWDEQRRVHAARFLDEIPDTCLLLEHPPVYTAGRRTADSERPLDGTPVIDVDRGGKITWHGPGQLVGYPIQKLPRPVDVVAHVRRLEEALIRTCAEFGLETSRVEGRSGVWVLGDAKDPAQGASSGLGGLSLDFDPRLQDEEFDPRLNGPEYAPSNAGQRREDRKIAAIGIRVAKGVTMHGFALNVNPDNAWFDKIIPCGIRDAGVASLANELGRDVTIAEVLPVAERHLRDVLTNADLKPRVVESAPA is encoded by the coding sequence GTGAGTGAGTTGCGGTTCGTCCGCATGGGATTCGGTGCCGAGGCCGTCGAGTACCAGGAGGCGTGGGACGAGCAGCGCCGCGTGCACGCCGCCCGGTTCCTGGACGAGATCCCCGACACCTGCCTGCTCCTGGAGCATCCGCCGGTGTACACCGCGGGGCGGCGCACGGCGGACAGCGAGCGGCCCCTGGACGGCACCCCGGTCATCGACGTGGACCGCGGCGGCAAGATCACCTGGCACGGTCCCGGCCAGCTGGTCGGCTACCCCATCCAGAAGCTCCCGCGTCCCGTGGACGTCGTAGCGCACGTACGCCGTCTGGAAGAGGCGCTCATCCGCACGTGCGCGGAGTTCGGCCTGGAGACGAGCCGGGTCGAGGGCCGCAGCGGCGTCTGGGTCCTCGGCGACGCCAAGGACCCCGCCCAGGGGGCCTCCTCCGGGCTCGGCGGGCTCTCCCTCGACTTCGACCCCCGCCTCCAGGACGAGGAGTTCGACCCGCGGCTCAACGGCCCGGAGTACGCCCCGTCCAACGCGGGCCAGCGCCGCGAGGACCGCAAGATCGCCGCCATCGGCATCCGCGTCGCCAAGGGCGTCACGATGCACGGCTTCGCCCTGAACGTGAACCCGGACAACGCCTGGTTCGACAAGATCATCCCGTGCGGCATCCGCGACGCGGGCGTCGCCTCCCTCGCGAACGAGCTGGGCCGCGACGTGACCATCGCCGAGGTCCTGCCGGTGGCCGAGCGGCACCTCAGGGACGTCCTGACGAACGCGGACCTCAAGCCGCGCGTCGTGGAGAGCGCCCCCGCCTAG
- a CDS encoding TIGR01777 family oxidoreductase produces MSDSPLSPGSRIVIAGASGLIGSALARSLSAEGHEVVRLVRREPRSPNEVRWDPQRQRIDAVGLIGCAAVVNLAGAPVAGRPWTRAYKRMIRDSRVLGTATLAEAVASLDEPPRVFVNGSAIGFYGDTGDRAVDESAPPGDGFLPSVCVEWEEAAAPAQEAGVRTVIPRTGLVVAREGGAWARLIPLFKAGAGGRMGNGRQYWSPIALHDEVAAIRHLIDTESLSGPVNLTAPDPLTNAEITAAMGRVLHRPTLLTAPAPLLRLALGDMAEDVLGSQRVLPTRLLESGFTFAFPSIEAALRAALD; encoded by the coding sequence ATGAGCGACTCACCGCTGTCCCCCGGTTCCCGCATCGTGATCGCCGGCGCGTCCGGCCTGATCGGCTCCGCGCTGGCGCGCTCGCTGAGCGCCGAGGGGCACGAGGTGGTCCGGCTCGTGCGCCGCGAGCCGCGTTCGCCGAACGAGGTCCGCTGGGACCCGCAACGGCAGCGGATCGACGCGGTGGGGCTCATCGGCTGTGCCGCGGTGGTCAACCTGGCGGGTGCCCCGGTCGCGGGGCGGCCCTGGACCCGTGCGTACAAGCGGATGATCCGGGACAGCCGGGTGCTCGGTACGGCGACGCTCGCGGAGGCGGTGGCCTCCCTCGACGAACCGCCGCGGGTCTTCGTCAACGGGAGCGCGATCGGGTTCTACGGCGACACGGGCGACCGCGCGGTGGACGAGTCCGCGCCGCCCGGGGACGGGTTCCTGCCGTCCGTCTGCGTGGAGTGGGAGGAGGCGGCCGCTCCCGCGCAGGAGGCGGGGGTGCGCACGGTGATCCCCAGGACCGGGCTCGTGGTGGCCCGCGAGGGCGGGGCGTGGGCCCGGCTGATTCCGCTGTTCAAGGCGGGGGCCGGGGGGCGGATGGGGAACGGGCGGCAGTACTGGAGCCCTATCGCGCTGCACGACGAGGTGGCCGCGATCCGCCATCTCATCGACACCGAGTCGCTGTCGGGACCGGTGAACCTGACCGCCCCCGACCCGCTCACCAACGCCGAGATCACCGCCGCCATGGGCCGCGTCCTGCACCGCCCGACCCTCCTGACCGCCCCCGCCCCGCTGCTGCGCCTCGCCCTCGGCGACATGGCCGAGGACGTCCTGGGCAGCCAGCGCGTCCTGCCCACCCGCCTCCTGGAGTCGGGCTTCACCTTCGCCTTCCCGTCGATCGAGGCGGCCCTGCGAGCGGCGCTGGACTGA